In Portunus trituberculatus isolate SZX2019 chromosome 45, ASM1759143v1, whole genome shotgun sequence, the DNA window GTCTGCACTAGGGCGTGGTTGGAGGCGTTCATCTTGGCGTGCAGAGGGAAGACGCAGTGCCCCTCGCAGTAGTTGGCGTCGTACCCTTCAGGAGCGATGACCCAGCTCTCCCACCCGAGATCGCGGAAGGAGACGTGCAGATGCTTCAGGCGACACCAGGTATCCGAGTCGATGTTCCGGTCTGTGATTTCTGTAcgcgagggaaagggaagaagtagAGTCATGTGAGGTATCAGTCGTATGAAGTATTTTTCAGATATATCACCTCCTATAAGCCACACCTATGATAAGCAACCGCAACATAAATATGCATGGCAACTACGCAACAACATTAGATACAACACATCCATTAACGGTTTGCTACATCGTTACAGTAGGAATTATAGAGGCACTGCATGAGGAGATCGTAAAAAGCTATCATACACAAGGTAGAATCATGTTGAGTCTTTAGAATGATGTGATTTCTGTGTATGAGAAAGAATAATGGAGTGTGAAGGAACGAGGGTGGCAGTATAAGAAATATAAAGCTATTGGCTAAAGAGACTACAAATAGCTAAAAGATTTACAAAATGCAGCTTAGAAGTCTGTGGGATGGGCTGTGATTTACATACAAAGAACACGAGAAGAGGAGTGACGGTAACTACAAAACTGTAAGGTACCATCCTGACACCTGTGTAAATAGGTAGACTTCAATGGCGCATAAATATCACTACGCCCTCATCGTTATCGTAGAAACGCATCCTTATCATGGAAACtggaatcgcatcgttatcgtggaaattcgtatcgttaccgtggaagcgcatcgttatcgtggaaacaaACTCGTATTGTTATCGTGGAAATTCGCATAGTTATCGTGGAAattcgcatcgttatcgtggacaCTCATATCGTCATTGtgaaaactcgcatcgttatcgtgaaaatttgcatcttgatcgtggaaactcgcatcgttattgtggaaactcgcatcgctattgTGGAATCGCATCGtcatcgtggaaactcgtatcatTAACGTGGAAATCGTTTTCTTCGTCACGCGCATTGTAATCttcgttatttattcatttatttatttatttatctattgtaacATCAAACTCGTTCTCGCTACTTCGGTTTACACAGTACATAACTCATTTGATAATGTATCCAGCTGTATAAATCGTCTACGATGAAAAGTTCAGCAAAGCTCGATACTTTTTATACCACaacgtattagagagagagagagagagagagagagagagagagagagagagagagagagagagagaagtagctATATATTTTTCCACATCAAAGTGAAACAGTTATAATTTCTTAATCATTTGAGACTCACTGAGGCCTTTTCATTGACAGGTATaaagtaattgtaatagtattCATAATTATAATTCAAATATTGTGTCTGCCTCTCGAACGTTTCATTGCTTCTTTGTTTCATAACTATTgatgcctttatcatttttattttttcataaataTATTTATATGCAGACTGTTATTTAAGccataatgaataaatggaatatgtaGATCGCCTAACAAGGTAGAATTTGACACCTGTAGATCACGTTGGGTACGTAAATCGCATACCAAAATAGCACGTAGAAGATTCTAGCTGAAATTACACgcgttttcaaaagtgtttttacttttctggTAATAAATTAACAAGTTCCTACATtgtcaaaaggaaaaaaaagtcttgagaatcctgctaatcatctctgtcatctttgaaaacagtcaggAAGAACAAGACAGTAAAGGAACTGAACTAAGGCCGAGGTCTCATGATGTCTGCTGGTGGTAGGAGAGGACGTACggtgagggaatgaaggaatttATGCTCAGgtaggagatgagagagagagagagagagagagagagagagagagagagagagagagagagagagagagagagagagagagagtgctacaAGAATACCTCAGAtcagtacacaaacacacattctctctttctttccgctGGTTTACTTACATAATGTATCATGTATCTGCACGGAGCTACCCACAGTACATGTTTGCTTCTTAACTCATAAAGTTCTCCatgtatctttctgtctatttctctgtcATTTGCCTGTCTATTCATCTGAAACTGGACCGCATTCAGAAAGCTTTgaagctttgctctctcatcacgactattttcaaaggccatgcacagagatgactgaccggactctcctgttaataatataaaCAGCTTGTTAATCCATCACTAGAAACATCCATCATTATAAACGCATGTAACGTGAACCAGAACCTTTCgaaagtagtgaaggtgcagcACAGAAGTGGATTAGAAAGTATAGGCCTATCATATGACCGTTCTTTGTCATCCCGCCCATCGGGAGCTGCCGTGGTACACCAGTAACGCGCGCGCATTAATGGTCGAAGGGCCTTCTTGCGCGCGAGTTCGAGGCCCGGGcacggtccgaggttaggaagggcatccactcggggcaacagttccTCTTTGCCATTAAATTGAAAATccaaaaaaactacaaaacagaAAAACCAAAAAGAGTTAGCCTACACATAAGACGAGACAacccacacaaacaaaaatattttaTACCAATTTGATCTATTTAGCATCACCTCCCTGTGTGCTCAAACGTAAGTCCGTCTATTCCATCCTCTTTACgcatctatccgtctgtctgtctctgtctctgtctgtctgtctgtctgtctgtctgtctgtctgtctctgtctctctctctctctctctctctctctctctctctctctctctctctccagtatatCTCATTGCCTTCTCATCATACCCCAATCTCACCTCTGTAGCTTCGTGGACGGCTGCGGCGCGGGCGACTGATATCTCGCTTGGTTCGAGTCTGCTTCTCTTAGACGCAGACTCCGGCAGGCCAAAGTAGCCCACCATGAAGGGTCTTAAGTCCTCCTGGTCATGGGCGCCGGACAACCCGACCTCGTGGAATCGCCGCTCGTGCTCTGGTGATACAAGAGtaacaggaagagagatggtGAAGATTATGCATGTTTTACTGTACCCTACTGTTTTcagggtgtggagagagagagagagagagagagagagagagagagagagagagagagagaggggcgccGTGATAcagaggaaccatgcgtgctttggggttcgaggggtctcaAAGCGCActggtttgaatcctgtccacggtccgagtgtaggttgggcttcctcactcggggtaacggcttactagcgggtggactttgagataggaggtaccccaaaaagtaccccctttagcccataaattcccgtgaaaagcccacaaagTATAGTATagcattttagagagagagagagagagagagagagagagagagagagagagagagatggtgaggcAATggtgaaaaaagataataatttgTCTATTCGTTTTGTTCTTTCTAGAGTATTAAAGAGtgcaggaggatgaaaagacaTGCAAGAATAAGGCAATGGTTGAAAGATGCTCACATTCTCAGTGCGCTTGCATGGTTCTTTAATGCAATACAAGGGCAGTTTCCACCTCTATCTTATATTTGATAATCCATGCTTTTTTTTAGTTAagtgttatttttactatttatttatttatttattttcatgatgGTTCATTTCCCACTTGTTTGCTGCCTTCCACTCTTCCATCCACATAACACTCTCATAATTGTCTCTTCGCCATAATCCGTGTAGGTAGACAGGTGGACAGGGAGAACGAGACAGTGATAAACAGATAGGGAGACACAAACAGGAAGAGGACTAGACTtacaaggaaggtaaaaaaaatcgtGATGCAGGTGAACAGAGAGACACAAGGTAAGTAGACACATAAATAAACTAACAATGATACTGATAGATTGGTAAAATTGTATACTGACTATAATCATTCATActgcaagcaaaaaaaaaaaaattcttactttcccctcccttcacccagCTGTCCATCACCTAGTCACTGAATGAGTCGCCAAGCTGCAAGATGACGCGAGTTCCCTGGTTTGTCATTCTCTCCTCGCGCGCGTACTGTGAGTGGCTAATCCTTCTGCACTAGCGAGCCGCCCCAGAGAACACTGCAGTCACTCCTCAGATTCCTTgatttactatttttccttcttccactttctAATCGAGCGGTTAAACttgccctcttctcttctccaatcACACACAACTGTTTCATTTTGCACATCCATAGTGGCAAGTTACATGTTactcactgactgacttcaTCCTTGTACTTCTTACGCACTTCTCTTCTCTAATACCACGCAGCTGTTCCATTTTGCACATCCTCAGTACGCTAGACACGATAGAAAGGGCAGCAGAGACACCATTTTATTCATCCCTGACTCATCTGCGCCACCACGTGTTCCTCATTGCAGCCTCTTAGCTCACCTCATCAGTATGGATTTAGTGTCACTCAGAGAATTACTACTCTTATGGTTTAGCGTGTTACTCTAGAGGTATACACATTCCTATTCTGATCACGctccaccttcatcaccaccgtcaTTACTAGCATAACTACCATCATTGGATCTCATCTATCTTTCTCGCTTTTGCCATCTTCACGTCTGCTACAGCCACCACCGAGACTATTATGGTCAATACTCCACTTCTGTCTACATCACAACagcaaaaaacgaaaacaagacaAGCAAGTAGACGAAGAAACAAATAAGTGAACTTATGTaacagaagcacacacacacacacacacacacacacacacacacacacacacacacacacacacacaagtaaggaaaaaatataaaagaaacaaatacgagagagagagagagagagagagagagagagagagagagagagagagagaatacactcAGCCCACaaacaacactcactcactctcccataCTCATACATTACGCGTTGTCATATGTAtacggaaagagaaaaaaatgcaaggagaggtTAAGATACTTGTTAAAAATGTATGAGGATCCTGTGAGTTTCGAACCGACGCAGAGTAGGGGAGATGACCAGCCTGAGTCCTGACCCAGCGGCGGAGGAATACTTGTCTCAGCTTCGAGTACTGAGAGGTTATCAGGTGGTGTTTAAAAGGTAGTTTAATTAAGGATGGACAGGTAAATCAGTGGTGAGTAGATGCTTTGTTATGTTAATCGTtctttgagtgagtgagtgagtgggtgagtgagtgaatgtacTTTGTTTGTGTCAAGTCAAGAGGACAGAGTGGCTAAGTGTTTAGAAATGGCCAGCGCGGGGTTGCTCTTCTTCCCAATATGATAAGAAATAGTTTTATATCGTACTGTGATTGTAATTATGTTCTCTCACTTATTTCTTCGTGTACTGTACTAAATTCTTAAACTGTGGAGTGACCTgacctctctttcatctgggGTCATCGTGGGGGGTCAACTGGTCGGAGGTGAGGTGTAAACAGGGAGTCAGTCTGCGCGTGAGATGCCTGAGTGAGTGATAGAAGCAACAAGGCATGGACACAGGTGTATTGgtgtacctacctacctacactgGCCTTAGTGCATAGGGTGAGACATCATGACGGCCTGAGTCAGTGAATAAAGAGGGTGTGACATACAGTttcgccttgagagagagagagagagagagagagagagagagagagagagatcatgacGTTTATAGAGACGAGGTGACATTAGTGAGGTGTGAGATATCGTGACGGCCGCCTCTTGCCCTCGTAGCATTATCTTGGAATAAATGgccgtttttgttttgtgtgaggACGTGGCGGTGACTGTTGCTGTAATCGGGGAGTACTCGTATTTGTATGATTTAATTTCCCATTACAAAACACATAGTTGATCAGGACAGAACTCAAGATAATAGGCGTAAGCTTGATAAGTTTAGGTTTAGGAAAAAGATAGGTATAGGAACTGATTCATAGAGCGGTGGATGAGAGGAATAGGCTTAACTGTCATATGGTCAGCGCTACGTAGTTTCAAAAGAAGGTTAGATGCTAAATAGATAGGAAAGACAGGTGGTAATAGGAAGGCTGGCAAAGAAGGGAGGTTTATGGTTAGTACAGGAGCTATCCAGTGTAGGACAGccgcaggacacacacacacacacacacacacacacacacagacacacacacacacacaaactaaagtaacacaaggaaatataatagtaaagaacagtaaaaaaataactaaaacaaataaacaaaggaacagAAACTTACAATATGCTATCACAACaatcaacaatatatatatatatatatatatatatatatatatatatatatatatatatatatatatatatatatatatatatatatatatatatatatatatatatatatatatatatatatatatatatatatatatatatatatatatatatatatatatatatatatatatatatatatatatatatatatatatatatatatatatatatatatatatatagatagatagatagatagatagatagatagatagatagatagatagatagatagatagatagatagatagatagatagatatagatatataaatatatataaagaacacacacacacacacacacacacacacacacacacacacacacacacacacacacacacacatgcatacaaacTTTGGCAACTGGAAACACACGAACTTAAATAAGTAAACGATATAAAGAGGctacgaatagaaaaaaatacaacacctccttcattacacacacacacacacacacacacacacacacacacacacacacacacttacttttcTCGAGGGAGGTTACGGCGAGGCGGAGACCGAAGTTAGTGTGCGGGAAGATGAGCCAAGACAGCACGGAGGTGGTAATGTTGACACTGGTCCAGCCTGACTCCCGCAACACCACGCGCTGCACCTCAGATTCACTCCTGTGCAGCGGtgaggaatgagggaatgaGCCGGATTACGCGATGCAGTGAAAGGCGCGAAAGTTCAACCCATGCAAGAGTGAAAAGTTACATAGGTAGCAGATGAGCGCAGGTGCAATACGTGAGGAAAAACAAGTGTAAGAATTCATCCTATGCAACAGCGAGCACTAcattggtggcagtggtagggaTGCGTAAGATAATGAACACAGCTGcaacatgagagagaaaacaggtgtGGGATGTGAGTGTGTCCTATGCAACAGTGAACACTACACTAATGACAACATCGGTGTGGATGCGTAAGATTATGAACACAGTTGCAATATGTGAGAACAAACAGGTGGAGTGTACGGTTAGAGTTCATCTTACAAAGCTGTGAACACTTCAATGGTGGCAGTGACATGGATGTGCAGGGCTCTGGGTTCAGGTGGAAAGAGTTCAGTGAAGTCAATTGTGTGAGCAATGATGAGACTAAATTGACCGAAGGTGAGTGAGATGAGAAAGACGCACGCAGCAAGGTGTGAGGCAGAGTTTGCAGCTTGGGCTTACAAGGATTGATGCATGGAAGAAACTAActaaggaaagacaaggaaaacgtTCTGAAAATtacgaaaatataaaatgataacTTAATCAGGTGAATTTAGCTTCGTAAAGTAGAAATATTAACATTACGCCAataaaagagaagcaggaaggacgAAATAAACTGATAACCTTTACTAAACATTAAAAACAGTTAcatgtgagaagaaaaaaaaaagaaaaaaacgtaaaaaaaacaaaaacagaaagctaatgtttgtccttcctttatGTTGCTTTGCGGTGTCAAAGAGAGACAATTACACAGGTGAATGGCAAGAAAGGGAGAACGGGACAGGGTCGATCAAGGAGACAGGTAAGGAGGAAGGGGTGACTGTAATGAAGCGGGCGGGTGCTAAAGAAGATGGGAGCCGAGTTAATTAAACTGACTGCTGAGGAAACAGCtctgttatcctcctcctcctgctcctcctcctccttctcttcctcctcctccacctccttctagTTCCTGGAAGGTAAGGGGAACTAATTAAGGCGCTTCTGAATTTACTTTCCCTcccccatcttctctctctctctctctctctctctctctctctctctctctctctctctctctctctctcttatgtaatttttatttatgatgCGAATTACACAttgcaaaacaaagaaaagaaaagaaataaaacgaaaagagaaaaagtaaaaaaaatgaatgagagagagagagagagagagagagagagagagagagagagcttcacaGTGATGCCGCTTCAtcgggaaaacaagaggaaaatgagacgcAATTTTCCCTCAGCGttaaattcattctctctctctctctctctctctctctctctctctctctctctctctcattttttttcattctatctcttctttttctatctttttttcttttctttgttatgcAATATGTAATTCACATCATAAATAGAAattacattagagagagagagagagagagagagagagagagagagagagagagagagagagagagagagagagaggatgtttttcctttaccttttcttttctatgtataCAGCTTTAAACTCTctcctgtcttcccttcctactCTTGCTTTCTCcacacctttcttccctccttatcctcttcttatccttccctcttcacatctttctgtcattcctttttattccctcacacgttttcttctgattttctctctcactcagcacacatttttatttctctgggCTGCAGTATTCCCTCTAACCAGATACCTTTAGGAAAACATTCCTTTACATCATCTTTCTATGTCAATCTAtcattctatctattcatccatcccTCACTCTTACGGGTTAGGTACGATTGGTCTAACAACCATTGGTCCAATACCAATGGGTCCAATGCGATTTGGTCTAAATTCACCTTGTTCAAAAGTACGATTGGTCTAAAGAGAAGATTGGTTTAATACCACTTGGTCTAATGTGAATTGGTTtactacaattaggtaaatacaacacccaagactcactcacacactttaGTTTCACTGTTTCACGAACGTCTCGGAATAATTTGCTTTAAAGGCAATGGTTTAGAATTTTTCGAACTCCTTAACATTGCTTCGCTCACCATAACACGAAGTGTTATTCGAAGTTTAAGTTTGCAACAACATTAGTCTATCCGTCTAAGCCCTTCAACATCATCATTTccgaaagaggaaaggaagaccagCAGAGCCAAATAATTAGGATGATCTGTCTGTTCCAAATGAGTACCGAGACACACTAACTGGTGATTCATTTTTTATCAAAAGAAACCAATATTGGTGATGACAAGATGCTGTTATTTAGCACCTGTTTTGATCTGAGTAAACTTGAAAATGTTCCCTTTTGGATAACGGATGGAACATTCAAGACCGTCCCTACGGTTTTCAAGCAACTGTACACAATTCATGCTCCCATTGGACAATATTAGAGGAGTCGCGTGTTGCCATTGGTGTATATGCTAATGTCACGAAAAGCACAGAATGCTACGTCCAATTATTTCGTGATCTTGATTTTGCTGCAGAAAACGAAATCTACCTAGCACTGGCTCATAATTTTTAATTTTAggtcttttttttaacatttctatttattttgataGATTTTAATAAGACTGTCATACTACTATGTTTGTAATTTAATGTAAGAATCTTTTCCATAGTGTTTTGAGGTATTTTCAATACATTTTGATGAAATAAAAGTATACCAATTTTAGACTAATTGTCTTAAGACCAATAGGCATATTAGACAAATAAGATTTGGATTGGATGTTTTTCTATCAGTTGGCATTTGACTAGTTGATATCAGACCAATAGACATTGAACCAATCGACTGGGACCGTACTCTTACGTACTATTATCGACATTTACTAAAAAATTATATCGCATTTCTTGTTCCTAATCAACTCTAAACATTCTTTCTATATCCTCTACGTGTTTTTCCATTCTTAAGTATACTTACATCCTTGAAATATTCGCATGTATTCTAAAATCTTACTTCAACATTTTCTTAAACCATAAATACCTTAGTTCTCAATGTTAAGTACCTTTCATTTCAGTCTAAACCTCTCCTTTACATCCCTAGAAACATTTAGAATCTAGCCTTTAAAATAATATCATACCACGTATAATTGCACCCTAACGCTTTCTTAAACTTTGAAACACATTAATTCTCACATGTACCCTTTTCACCGTGAAACCATCGCTTATATCTCCAAAGCATTGCAAACCTCACGCTTAAAATCAACACTTCTACGTACATTCCCCAAAATTACACAATAATATCCTAAAATGCCTTTCTTCTCACTTTTAATCACTTTTAATTTCACACTAAAGTTTTCCCTTACAGCCTCAAAAGACTTCACACTTCACCCTTAAagaacactataaaaaaaaatacatacactaTCTTTTacgtatcaagacatttgtccctgaattttggataacttttatgacaacccagtgggcctttctttccattttttttttttttgttgcccttggccagttgtccctcctaaataaaaaaaaaaaaaaaaaaattctgaaacCACATCCTAATAACCAAAAAACCTGCTTCTCATCCTTGAACACCCTTAATTTAAACATCATCGTAAACATAATTCTCTATCCTCACGTAACTTGAATTACACTTACCATAGAACACCTTATTACTCATCCTTAAACAATTCCAATCCCCTTTAACTTCACAACAAAACCATTCCTTACCTTCATCACCCGAAAAAAGACACCAAACTTCTTAACGTTATTTCCCGACCCTAAACACtagccagtattcagaaacgctttgatctctcaccacgactgttttccaaggccacagaggttattagaggattttcaagagtctttctccatttgataatgtagaaatcttgttaatctgcctctagaagcgtaaaaacatctttaaaaaaaactcgtgtaaatgtCTATAAGTaagcctcttgaaatagtggaggtgatgcacagaagtgtttgagaatacaagccttaGTTTAACTTCACACCAAACCGTCTCTTGGCTGGCAAAACATTACATCACTCACATTTGAACACTTgcgcccatattcagaaacgcgttCCTTTCTCACTACgacgattttccaaggccaaagagaCAACTagacaggttttcaagacagcttctccttttaatacactagaaatcttgccaatctatcatcagaattataaaaatactcttaaaaacacgactttctttaactagagcctttagaaaacagtgatggtgagagagcaaagtgtttcagaatatgggccttgAGTACGTACCCTTCCTCGTCCGTAATGAGGTACACGTGGAGACGCACTGGCTGGGGGTGGTCTGTGAGGCGGTGCACGCGTATCTCAGCCCCTAGGAGCGAGTGGTCGAGGGGCACGTCTGACACATCGAAGTAGAGCCTCCTGTTGGCGCCGTGCTGGGGCTTGCCGCTCGGTGGGTCTGTGGGCaggcgggagaggtgaggtgtctGCAGGTGTGGAGTGGGAAGGTGAAGGGGATGAAGACAGGGATGTTCAGCGAGAGTTCACTGTGCATGGCTATATTGGAATGAGTCAGTTGTgtgggatggtgtgtgtgtgtgtgtaggatgcaagtgtatgcgtgtatgtgtatgttgctgctattgctttatgtaagaagggacactggccaaagaaaacaaaaagggcgaaaaaaaaaattactgagcCAACGTTCtcaaaggaaaggtgaaaagaaTTACCCATTACTGTAGGATAATCAGTCTTGAAGCCTCCTCTTCCAAGAATCTAAGTCATAGTAAGGAGGGAATACAGacgtaggaagagaaagaaaaggtgagggaggtgaagacaggtgaatgaaggaggaaaagtcagtgtgtgtgtgtgtgtgtgtgtgtgtgtgtgtgtgtgtgtgtgtgtgtgtgtgtgtgtgtgtgtgtgtgtgtgcgtgctatGGTGGTTTATCTCTGTTGTTATCGCTACTactcatgtagtagtagtaatagtagtagtagtagtagtagtagtagtagtagtagtagtagtagtagtagtagtagtagtagtagtagtagtagtagtagtagtagtagtagtagtagtagtagttgttgttgttgttgttgttgttgttgttgtataataataataataataataataataataataata includes these proteins:
- the LOC123519296 gene encoding LOW QUALITY PROTEIN: protein 60A-like (The sequence of the model RefSeq protein was modified relative to this genomic sequence to represent the inferred CDS: deleted 2 bases in 1 codon) — its product is MAGRVIGSCKWAWRCWWVLTAVVVTLGVCQASVGVWMDDGNGRTILADELDSQEAAELAKDILDVLDLPAPPNSRGRHHHRPRRVHAHGSAPRWLKGIYEVLDEHGHATSDQMDATHRETVTAADTIITFVSRDPPSGKPQHGANRRLYFDVSDVPLDHSLLGAEIRVHRLTDHPQPVRLHVYLITDEEGSESEVQRVVLRESGWTSVNITTSVLSWLIFPHTNFGLRLAVTSLEKKHERRFHEVGLSGAHDQEDLRPFMVGYFGLPESASKKQTRTKRDISRPRRSRPRSYREITDRNIDSDTWCRLKHLHVSFRDLGWESWVIAPEGYDANYCEGHCVFPLHAKMNASNHALVQTLVKLVDGVPDDSEPPPHACCAPIDLATIPILYYFHEHNIVLKKYPMMIVKSCGCH